The DNA region CCCAGATATCCGATGTGTTACAGAAATGTTCAACAGGAAGGGGCATAGCCCATTTGTCGCCATAGCCCTCCCGGTACCTGTGAATGTGCGGGCAGGGAATGTCAACACCATCCGGATTGCGGTGAGGCGGACCAGCAAGTTCGAGACGAACCAATATCACCACCTGTCGGGCGCGGTTCTGATACTTGATTTTCAATGAGTTGATCTGTCCTCTGTTAATGTCAAGAAGAAAAACCTCTCGCTTATCCGGCGACTGGAGCGGCATTACTAGTAGTCAGTTCGTAAAATAACATTGCAATATGGTTGATAGTGGTGTATAATCTTCTCAAAGGAATTTGGGGGGATTGTGAATGACACCACGAAGAGTAAGGCCAAGAATTCAATGGTCAAATGAGGAACGAATGATGTTAAGACGGATCGCCAACTCCAGAACAGAGGCCCATTTTAGGGTTACGCGGGCTAAAATACTACTGGACTTCGCGGATGGCAAGTCCGTATCCCAGATGGCCCGGGAGCTACATCTGAGCAGGCCAACTGTCGAGCGATGTATTGATAAGGCCTTGGATCTTGGCCTACAGGCAGCTCTCGAAGACCTGCCGCGTTCTGGGCGTCCTCCTCGGATATCTTCTGAAGCTAAAGCGTGGGTGGTGGAATTGGCTTGCCGAAGACCGGTAGACTTCGGGTATCCTCATGAACTTTGGACAGTTAAGTTACTGGCTGACCACGTGCGCAGGCATGCTGAAGAAGCGGGTTTTCCCAGCCTAGCGCGGGCCGGCAAGAGTGTAATCCACGGTATCCTGTCGGGGCACTCACTACGGCCATGGGCAGTGCAGTATTATCTGCAGCGTCGGGATCCGGAATTTGAAGTTAAAAAAGCCCATGTCTTGGCGGTTTACAAGGAGGTGGCCTTACAACAGGAACGTATCAAGCAAGGACAATCATCTGATAACACCGCCGTAGTCTCAGTTGATGAACGTCCTGGCTGTCAAGTACTAAAGAATACGGCGGAGGATAGACTACCTGTTTCAGACAAGTATCCGGGGATATCACGGGACCATGAGTATATCAGGTTGGGAACCGTGTCTCTTTTAGCGGGGCTTGACATTCAGAGTGGTGTAATCCACGGTCTTGTCAGGGAGCGCCACCGGAGCAGAGAATTCATCGAGCTTCTGGAGAAGATTGATGCATACTATCCCCAAGATTGGATCATCAAGGTTATTTGCGACAATCACTCTGCTCACATCTCCAAGGAAACCCGGGCCTATCTCAAAGGACACCAGGGACGCTTTGAGTTTGTTTTCACTCCTAAGCATGCTTCCTGGTTGAACATCATAGAATGCTCTTTAGCAAGATGTCACGCACGGTCCTACGGAGCATCAGAGCAGATTCTGTTGAAGAATTCTGCAGACGGATTGAAACCTATTGGGCTCAACTAAATGAAGAACCTGTGGTATTCCGTTGGCATTACGAGGTTGGACAGGTTGATGAAGACCTATCTGCCATAGGATAGCAGTATGACAATTTATTTGAGGAACGCTATACTAGCTTTTCACCACATAAGGGAAAATTATAATGCTGTTCATCTGCTCGATGCTTTTCCATGTTGATTAAAGCATCGGCTTCCGCCTGCGTAAGGTCTAAATCAGCCATCAGAAACACCTCCCGACAATTCGCTCCGCATCAGGAGTGCGTAGTTCTCCGAAGATCAGCTTGGGCAGAAGGGAGTCGCGCAGTGCGACGAGGGTGCGGGATTGCTCCATCGCAGACCTCATCCTCTCAAACAAGGGAGTTACTATCCGTCCAAATACCTTTAAGACCAACGAATCGACAGCTGGAGCAATAATCTGGTAATCAGCCAGGCTAGTTGAGGGCACCCGCTGCCTACCACTCGAACCAGTCATCCGCTGAATCGTAAATGCACGAAAATCACTATTCCGGGCCAGTAGATATGCAAATACCGTTGGGATCGGCTCTCGTGGTCGAAGTACGATATATTCGGTTGATCCCCAGCCTACCTCGCCGTCTTTCAGGAAATCCACATAGGCGGTCTTGCCATTCTCTAGGCATGGGGTAATTCGGGCAAGCAAAGTATCGCCATTAATGAACTTCATTCCTGATCCGACCTCACGCCTAATCCAGAAATCAGGAGCGTGCCCCTGGGTGGGCATACCTGCCATGTCAAGATACGGTGCGATAACTCCTCTTGGGATATGCCTTGGGGGATTGATATCAATGAGTGCTGGTAGAGGATATATGCACCACCCTTTCGGTACTTCACCAATCTGCGATTCCTCAAATGAATCCGGAAACAATTCGGCTATATGCGGCGCCAGTCCAGCGGGCTGCCGGCCAGCGGCCTTAGCGCGCACCGGGTCAAAGTCTATGAACCATGACTTGAAGATCGCTCGCGCCATCGCCTCCAACACTTGGTTCATCCGCCGATTCAGCTCGATCTTGTCATCCAAGGCCCCAAGGATGCAGGCGATAGCTTGCTGCTCAGCATGGGGAGGAATCCGACACATGAAGCGTGTAACGAACTCCCACTTGGCCCTTGGCATTCTCGTTCCCTCCGAGCCCCGATTCGCGGCATCAACGAAATCCTGCGAAGCCATCAAATAGAATAGAAACCTGGCATCGATACCTGGTTTTGGGCGTACTACCCAAATGTCGGTTGAACAAATACCATCAAACGGTGCCATAATCACCTTTCGGAAGTAAGGCCGAAGCTTACCGAAGAGAATATCGCCCTTGCGAAACCGCAACTTTGCACTCGTCACTTCATCCGAGCTGCCCCATCCATACAGTGATAAGGTTCCTTCGCCTATATGCTCTAATCCAACATAGCATGCATTTCTTGCTGCCTCTGGTGAAACTGTATCGCGTACCAACGTCGCACAATCACCAAAACTTCTGATCCACCTTTCACCTCCCATACCCGATCTCCCCCAGATTCGCCCAGATCGCCTCATCCAGCCGCGCCGCCTCTTCCATTTGCTTCCGCAACTCCGCCGTCAGGCGGGCCATCTTCTCCTCAAATGGCTCATCATCCTCTTCAGTTTTAGCTGCGCCCACATAGCGGCCGGGGGTTAGGATATAGTTCTGTTGGCGGATCTCGTTTATGGTAGCCGACTTACAGAAACCGGGAATATCCTCGTAAGGAGGTAGCTCACGCTCCTCGGCCAGGGGCTGGGGCACACTGGCGCCAGCGGCGTCGCGCTTAGCGCGCCAGGCATGGTAGGTGCCAGCAATCTTCTGGATGTCCTCATCCGTCAATTCCCGGTGAACGCGGTCGATCATTGTGCCAAGCTTACGGGCATCGATGAAAAGCACATGGCCACGGCGGTCCCGGAAGCGCCCGTTCCTTTTATCGCGGGCGATGAACCAAAGGCACACCGGAATCTGCGTAGAGTAGAAGAGCTGACCCGGCAAGGCGACCATACAGTCCACCAGGTCGGCCTCGATAATGTTCTTGCGGATTTCACCCTCACCGGACTGATTGGAGGACATGGAGCCGTTGGCCAGAACGAAACCAGCCAGACCGGTGGGGGCAAGATGATGAATAAAGTGCTGAACCCAGGCAAAGTTGGCATTAGAGACCGGAGGAATGCCATACTTCCAACGCTTGTCCTCCTTGAGCAGCTCGCCGTGCCAATCGCTATCGTTGAAGGGCGGATTGGCCAGGACGTAGTCGGCTTTCAGATCAGGGAAACGGTCGTTGTGGAAGGAGTCGCCGTGTTCGATCTTCCCGTCAATCCTCCGGATGGCTAAGTTCATTTTAGCTAGCCTCCAGGTAGTGTAATTGGACTCCTGACCGTAGATGCTAATGTCGCCAATCCTGCCGCCGTGGGCTTCGACGAACTTGTCCGACTGCACGAACATACCCCCGGAGCCGCAACAGGGGTCGTAAACCCGGCCCTGATAGGGGGCGAGCATTTCCACCAGCAAGCGGACGACGCAGCGGGGCGTGTAGAACTGACCGCCTTTCTTCCCCTCGGCACTGGCAAACTGCGAGAGGAAGTACTCATAGACCCGGCCCAGGATATCCTTGGAACGATTCTCCCGGTCGCCCAGGCCGATGTTGCCAATAAGGTCAATGAGCTCGCCAAGGCGCCGCATGTCTAATCCGGGCTTGGCGTATTCCTTGGGTAGAACTCCCTTGAGCGATGGGTTATCGCGTTCGATGGCCAACATAGCCTCGTCGACAATCTTGCCTATACCAGTTTGTTTGGCATTGTCCCGCAAACGAGCCCACCGGGCCTCCTGTGGTACCCAGAAGATATTGATAGCGCGGTATTCGTCAGGATCCTCAGGATCAGCCCCTTCACTACGCTCAACCTCGAGTCTGGCGTGCTGCTCTTCGAAGGCATCCGAGATGTATTTGAGAAATATCAGCCCTAAGACGACGTGCTTGTATTCGGCAGCATCCATGTTGGAACGAAGCGCATCGGCAGCCTGCCACAACTCCCGCTCGAAACCGAGATTCGCCCCGTTATTGTTTTGCCTTGTCACCACTTATCTCCTTCCAAATGAAAAATCCATATGTCAGATCCATACCTTATTCCCCTGTGATATAATGACTCCTTTAGCAGAGGGACTTCTAGATCGCGCCCTCTATCTGTGGCATGCCAGGTTGCCATACCTAGCGCGAGGGAAAGTGTCTCTAGTCCCTTCTCCTCCATGTTTGAAATGGCCCGGCGTCGAATTTCTGTGAGCTTCTCTTCTGCTTCGATCTCTGCTCTTGAGTTTTCGCTCCCCTGTTGAGAGGTGTCTTTATGCTGCTCCATCTGCTCCTGAGCCAATCAAGCATCTTCCCAAGTTTATTGGATTACAGCCAGGAAAGCATTCGACATATGCCAGTATTCTCCTGCAATTATCAGCAGGTCATTCCTGATCCTTATATGAGTCCTGGTAGGATAGTGCTGCACCCAGGGCCATAGCCTCCCTTGAGCGTGGGATGGACCCATGTTCCTTGCGCAACCCTTCTCCAGATGCCGTCACACTGAAGAAATTGTGGAAGGTCACCCGCGAGTATTGCCCGATCTGCATACTCAGCATTGACTCGAGCGTTCCGAAATGCACGGCTAAACCTCAGGGTCACCGAACTTCCAGCGATGCGGGCAAATCAGCCTTCCCCATCTTCACTAGCGCCAACCGGAGTAGTCTCACCCCCAGGTCGAGTGTTTCGTAGAGCATACCTTCAAAAATGTCAAAGTGAGCATTATGGACAATATTATCTCTGATAGTCCAGAACTTCCTTATGGGTGGCAAGACTTCTACCGGAACTAGTCTCTTATCAACAAGCAGAACGGCCAAATCGGGGACAGATACAAGTTGGTTAGCTTCAGGAAGGCCATTGGCGTCTGCCCGTTCCCGCAGAAGGGATTCCAGTTCGCTGGCTAGCAAGACAAAAGCCCCCCTCGGGTCGGGGTAACGGAAGACACGCTCCTCCGCTAATATCAAACGCTCTCGATCCAGTTCCTTCCCTCTGCTCTTCGATTCAGCCTCCGATGTTTGCTTCGCCAGGTCGCTAAACTTGAGTTTCAAGCCCGGGACCTCAAGGTTTTCT from Bacillota bacterium includes:
- a CDS encoding restriction endonuclease subunit S, yielding MRFRKGDILFGKLRPYFRKVIMAPFDGICSTDIWVVRPKPGIDARFLFYLMASQDFVDAANRGSEGTRMPRAKWEFVTRFMCRIPPHAEQQAIACILGALDDKIELNRRMNQVLEAMARAIFKSWFIDFDPVRAKAAGRQPAGLAPHIAELFPDSFEESQIGEVPKGWCIYPLPALIDINPPRHIPRGVIAPYLDMAGMPTQGHAPDFWIRREVGSGMKFINGDTLLARITPCLENGKTAYVDFLKDGEVGWGSTEYIVLRPREPIPTVFAYLLARNSDFRAFTIQRMTGSSGRQRVPSTSLADYQIIAPAVDSLVLKVFGRIVTPLFERMRSAMEQSRTLVALRDSLLPKLIFGELRTPDAERIVGRCF
- a CDS encoding type I restriction-modification system subunit M; this translates as MDAAEYKHVVLGLIFLKYISDAFEEQHARLEVERSEGADPEDPDEYRAINIFWVPQEARWARLRDNAKQTGIGKIVDEAMLAIERDNPSLKGVLPKEYAKPGLDMRRLGELIDLIGNIGLGDRENRSKDILGRVYEYFLSQFASAEGKKGGQFYTPRCVVRLLVEMLAPYQGRVYDPCCGSGGMFVQSDKFVEAHGGRIGDISIYGQESNYTTWRLAKMNLAIRRIDGKIEHGDSFHNDRFPDLKADYVLANPPFNDSDWHGELLKEDKRWKYGIPPVSNANFAWVQHFIHHLAPTGLAGFVLANGSMSSNQSGEGEIRKNIIEADLVDCMVALPGQLFYSTQIPVCLWFIARDKRNGRFRDRRGHVLFIDARKLGTMIDRVHRELTDEDIQKIAGTYHAWRAKRDAAGASVPQPLAEERELPPYEDIPGFCKSATINEIRQQNYILTPGRYVGAAKTEEDDEPFEEKMARLTAELRKQMEEAARLDEAIWANLGEIGYGR
- a CDS encoding DUF4011 domain-containing protein; translated protein: MAQEQMEQHKDTSQQGSENSRAEIEAEEKLTEIRRRAISNMEEKGLETLSLALGMATWHATDRGRDLEVPLLKESLYHRGIRYGSDIWIFHLEGDKW